In the genome of Populus trichocarpa isolate Nisqually-1 chromosome 10, P.trichocarpa_v4.1, whole genome shotgun sequence, the window taaataaaaaaaaattaacattaacaaactaaaataaaaaaaaatatttatgaaaataataataataaaaaattgacgggtcaacctggaattaactgggttcacccgtgaaaccaggttaacccgtgaaactcgagatatgtgtcatgaaagtctaataaccaaataaaaagaaatttaacattaacaaactaaactaaacgaaaaaaattaattaaaaaaaataaagaaaaaggcaaaaacaaatcccaaaaagcataaaaaaaacagctaaaaaaacttagataaccttaaaaaaaaaaaaaaaaaaaaaaaaaaaaaaaaaaaaaaaaaaaaaaaaaaaaaaaaaaccgtctAAGGAAGGagtcagtgttttactgtggactgcacagtgcagtccacagtaaaacactgactccttttagttatagtttaatGCAGAAAGTCTTCGTtgaaatattagtatattattgcaggaaaaaactgaaaaataaattaaatcaaataattaaaccgtgaaaaaaatcgattaatctgataagaatatttaaaaaactgaccggtttggttcggttttgatttcataagcctgaaaccaaaaagccgaactgaaccgaaattaataaaaaaccgaaccgaataaATCAAGCCAAACCGAAATCAAACCCATTAGAAGTTacaaaaaaaccctcaaaaaacaatatagtttttttgtttttaatataaaataaccgaaccgaactgaaaccgaaACCAGTCagttgggtttttatttttgttctaaaataaccaaaccgaatcgaaaccgatcggtttgaaccggtttcgttttttttaaatttagtttggttattttttaggtaaaaactgaaccgaatcaaaaataattacccCTACTAACTGGTATTATCATTAGTGCATTGTCATTAAACTCGATTTGTTCGGATGGATGTAAAACTCGGTTGCTTGCTCTATAATCTAAGttgggtgaaaaaaaaatcaacttgaaattgGCTTAGTTCACTCGGTTAATCCAATCAAAACTTATTTgacttttaaatgttttttaaaatatataatgctttgactttttaaatatttattaatataaattaatttgttaaaccaACTATCtggtataaattaaattaaaataaattataaaatttaatatataaaatttcatataatttcaatatattaattataatgggTTGCTCAGAACTCGAACGCGGAGCCCGTTCCGAATGCTTTTCTGATCTGGAAGTGGAGTTCTCATGAAAAGAATGAGACGTTGCTCTCCCACCCGATGTCTTTCCTCACTTTGCCCCCTGGTCCAGGCGGCGGCGGGTGCGGGAGGCCTAAGAGAATCTTCTCTTaggtccttttcttttccagtgCAACATCGGAAAGAAAAACCTTTTCATGCAACTTTCcggattttatatttttcacattaacctatttttgttttccaattccCTAATATCAAATAGACTTTCTTTttgtcttatatatatatatatatatatatatatatatataaaagattatcTTGAGGAAGGCATAAATTACTCTTATtgctttctttctatttctcccaatgtttctaaaaaaaataggtaaatagatatttttttttaaaaatagttttaatattaaattcctTTAATTTAGAATTGTAAATTAGAGGGATTGATCTATTtacttttatagtatttttaaatattaaattctatttgaaattcaattctttaaCATTCAAAAGGGTTTTAAACatgagattttattaaaatctataaatcaaattcaatttaaagaatttcaattacgagattttattattattttttaattaatttcgaTTTAGaggatttcaaatataatattaccAGTAACTTCAATAGCCGCAcacatgggaaaaaaaaaaaatagttatttgtaAAGTCGCAAGCTTGTGCTGAggatatcaatatatatatatgcttataATTAAGAATAAATGTTCAATTGAATCTCTAATGACTCTGTGCGAAGGTTACTTAATTCTGcgcatatttattttaatctctcAATTTGATCGTGTCTTTGATGAACCTATAGCTTTTCTCACtggaaattaattatatatatgattttgtgAAAGATCCGAAAaggctaattaatttttaacctgaaagtaactaattaattaattcaggAAACAAAAATCACTACGCTTTTGACTCTCAGTACATCGTCGGGGATTCGATTCTTATCATTGAAAAACTCCTCTTAATGATACTGAGTGTATGTACATTGGTAATGTAGTTGGAATTGTGTTTTGTTCCcctcataatttataattatttggtaAAAAATTGAAACGTAGATTTAAAGATAGGTCCCActaaaaattgagtttacaCCACTGGTTttgtaaaagtaaaaaattgcTGCTTTTCGTGGCTGTCATTACCCGCTTTCCACCACTGTTCACTTAACACTTtggagtgaattaattcacttgacaCAGTTAACATGAACACTAATACTACTGTTTATTCAACTGTGTCGATctagtaaaaaacatttatttttttaattatattttatttaaaaaattagtatttaatattatttaatgacattatataaattaaaagaagatcCATGAAGACATATCATTTAtagaatttgattgcaatttcaattttgtttctaataatattttacctgattttgttgcatgctcaaaaaaccatgaaaattatagttcttatcggataaatttcatacgtgatgaaattgtagataagttaatggaataataaaaaatatttgatataaaatattatttatttaatgatataatagtggtagttaaatctataataattaaattaaaaaccatcaatatatattagttattttataacctcaatttgaaaagcatgtttaaccaaaaatattaaattattttttattcaacctcaatttcaaccacagttttaactaaatatatataaatatcaaatcaaattcaattaaaagtactttatataaaataaatttttaaatccaCGACAAaaaaactaccacaataccaaaaaatatgagTTGCAAATAGGTTAAAAAAGACAAGATCTGTATTTTAATTGTCgttgtttttagtatttgttttaaggttttaatgtattgattttaatactttagtaccttttattttttaatattttttaaaaaaatattttaattaaaaaaatattaagttaatgtgtgtttaatgttttttaagatcTTAAtgtattgattttgaaaataaaaactattcaaataaaaattattttaatatatttttaagtaaaaaatatttatacaaaacATCTTACTtaacaataccaaatatatataaagcctCAAATAAAGTAAAAACCAGTCCAAAAATACtccattaaacataaaaaaaaagggggataTTTCTACACTAGTAGAACTGAGTGCATGCAGAAGTTTAAATTAAACACCGccggaaagaaaagaaaagaaatttcatgAACTATTCATTTCCATTGCAATGAAAGGAGGACCAACTGATGATGTCGAGCATGAATGTTAGAAATTGGATTCTGAAATCTATGAAAATAATACATGTGAATAGCTAGCCAGCGGCAGCGTATCTCCGTTACATTTGCATATTTTTCTCGAGTGTCTTGTCGtatctaattttatataaattggaCACCAGTCATATAGGCAGCCCTCTTTCACGGGCTTTTTCTAGCACTATCAACCACATAATTCAAAGAGAGCTGGCCTAGCTAAATACTGACACAGAGTGGAATTTGATGGCTTTGGCAGGTTCAATTCACTGATGGAGGAGCCTCTGGTACTGTAAGGGAATTTATTTCATTCACACACCTTCCTTCTAACTCAACCCCCACCATATCTTTATCTCTTTCTTTATCAGACAagattatataacaaaaaaaagaactgCCACTTGTAGTCCCGAGCAACAAATTAGGCAAAGAAAACACGCCATGGATTGTTTTGTCGGCAAGAAAAAGAGCGACCAGTGTGAGAAAGGCCTAAGAGGGCTGACAGAGAAGGTAAGGCTTTTCCAAGAGGAAATGAAAGCTATGATGTacgagagagagaaagagacgaGAGCTTATGAGATAGACATGATGGTTTTCGCATTTAAAGAGGCAGAGTGGAAGCAAGAGAGGAAGAAGCTCAAAGAGGAACTAAAGAGATTGAGAAAGGCAGTGGAAGAGAAAGATGAGAGGATCAGGGTAATGGAGGATAGGTCAGTAGGAGAGAGAAGTGAGAAAAATGGAGAATTCTTGGGGACTCCTAGCTTCCTGGTGGAGCAAATGAGGGAGGAGAGAGTGTGGCGCGACGAGGCCGTGGATAAGTGGAAGAAGCTTTACCTTGCCATCAAGGACGAGCTTGATGATCTCATTCAGAGGACTCACCGTGGTGCATCTCTCTCCTCTTCCGGACTCGCACGCACGCACACTCACACACACGCACGCTTGCTCATGCACATATATTATTGCATCGGTGTCGGTGTTTTTCGATGTCTATTAACACTGCTAGATTTTGATTTAACGATCAATTTTACAGTTTCATTTGAATCCAGTGATTTAAGAATTTATGTCAATTACCGTCATTAGACTATTAGATTTAAATTCAACGATGGGTTTTTCtactttatttaaattaaatttatgtcgATGCCGGCATTTTAGACGGCCTTTGCACGATTGCATGCACTGTGCAAATCTCGGAGATTCAGACATTGACAAACCCTCTAGATTCCCTTTATTTCATGCCATGTTGTCTTAAGAGTGATTCTTGAGGGGGTGAACTATATCCTCGTCCTAAGCTCACTCTACATCTAGTGCATGTCCACACACTAATTATTTGTGCTTTTATgcaatttctttcaaatattctAGTTTTATCGTTCAATGTAGCAGAAACCTGAGAGTTTAGCGCATAGCATACGCTGCTAGAACTGGCATGCTCCACCAGTTCCTTTTGTCAAACATCCTAAAAAGTTGATTGGAGTTTTCCAGCAATGGGcccaaatttatgtttttgattcTCTTGATGATAAAGTATTACTGTGTATATGTGGTGACAAGTGGCTGGCATCTTTTCACTTATAAAGTCGTTACTGTTTTAGCACGTCACTGTGATAAAACTTCTGGGACTTCCTTTTTCGaaaaaaggagttgaacattTTCTTTTGCTATCCATAAACATGTGGAAACGAAATCCAAGATTACAGACCACCACGACAGGGAGTTGTCCCTCTTCTTTGGTCAATTGATCATGCTAGTATATACTAATTAAGAAGCTACGACAGTACAGAGAATATAATCAATGAATGACACACTGATTTATGGCTGCAACTCTGTTTTGCAGAAGATGGATTGTACCGGAGAGCAGAGGAAGAGATGATTGAGGAGCTAAAGATGGAAGTGAAGGCCAAGGAGGGGTGCATTAAGGAGCTGAAAGCACGATTAGTTTTTGTGGAGAACGAAGAATACAGCAGGGCAAGAGAGGTCGATATTCTGCGGCAAAGCTTGAAGATCATGAGCAGTAGGAAGGCATCCAGCTTCTCTCGCAAACCCAATTCAGCACTTTTGAAACAGGCTAGAAAAGCATAACTAGCTTTGCTAGTAAAAACATATAGTCGATAATTGAAAGATTGTGTAATCTTATTAAGTCAACCCAAGCAAAGACCGACCAAACTTTGCATTAGTAAGgaagtgtttaaaaatatagtagtaattactttttaaaaatataaatatttttgtttgcaaaaatatttttttaaattatttttcacattaatacattaaaataatttaaaaaacatcaaaaatatattaatttaaagaaaaaaaattaaaaattaaaaattttttcaaattttttttttgaaacaggCTCTAAAACACTACCAACCATCCTCTTCAATTGGACAATGGACTTCATTTTGTTTAGGACCTCCAGCTGAGGATTAGCCTTGATGAAAAGACGATCAAAGAATTTGAAGGTAAACCAGGAAAAAAGAAGTTGCCGCTGAatagtattttgatatttagatGCACAACATCCAATCAGATATGTTGTCATGAAAAtgtgatttgaatttgaaataaatctTTGCTGTACAGGTACATTATTCCCTACCCCACCCCGGATTAAGTCTGTCCATGTATTCTTTTGATGGGTTTCCTATAAGACTAGCAGACTGCTAAATGATGCATACAGACACAATGACGGATATCTGCCGAAGAATTATTTCGGCACTGATTAAAGGAAGGAACGTACATGAATATACTTTGGCTGCTAGCGTTCAGATGTTACTGCCATCTTCGCTGGTTGGGATGCTATCTCTTCCACTGCTTTCTACCCTTTCAAGAGGCTGGTAGTTTGATCTCACGTTCTGGAAAAGCAAAACATAAACAGATGAATATCTGAGCAAGCATGGAGACTGGTGATTATGTAAAGCCTGTGGGAATACTTAACACTAGCAGTTTAATAAATGGACAAAAGACTAGAGAGTGAATCACTCCAACTATGTTATACTGAATATTTGGAGGAGGATTACAGCTACTGATTGTGTAAAAGCTTTTAGGGGCACAGATACGTGCAACTTTTAATAAGGGGAGAGAATTAATTGGCCGCATTTACCACATGGAACCATCAAggaaatcaaatatattatttactcTAATCAACTGGATGAAAATAATCATTTGACAAAATGATATGTACCTCAAGCAGTGTGATGTAATAGAAATCCTCCATATGCTGCATAAGCCCACTTCCATCTCGAATTGAACggaatatatttatttcagtCTGCAGTATTTTCTCAATGAGCTCCTTCTCACCTTTCATCTGCTCAAAATAGTCACAGCCAATGCTCACTAACCATATTGGTATTTCAGACGACTATAAAAATGAGAAACCAAATGCTGCCTCCATGGAAGTTGTTTGAGAAAcaactcttattattattatcactgtTCTAACAAGATCCTAAAACTCTTTCATCAATATTCAAAACGTATATTCTTCCTCTCAACATGCCCTGGGAACCTTTTTGCTAATGAATAGTCAGTTTAGGAACCACTAGATCAATTTGGGATCCACTATCTTGCATTCAAACAATATAGAAGGGACCATTAATTTGGATTACACTGCATGTACAAACTAATTAGAGAGGTAGAATTAATTGACAAAATACTATAtaactaatatataattttttgtaggTTCTCACAGCAACCAGTTTCTCTTTGTTAATATGAGTTAGATAGATTTCGGTTTCCTACACCTTCGCATCTGGGTCAACCATACAAATGATTAAGCTGTGGAGCAAAAAAATGGAGCAAGATTAAGAACAAGAAACATACAAATTCACTGACAACAACATCTGGTGTGGACTCCCCAATGAAATCACCTTGGTAGCCATCTTTCAAAAGCTCCAAATTTACCTGAACAACAAATGTTAAACTTGTATATAGCGGTACTCATAAGCtaattcttaaaagaaaataatcaataatGGAAACTGTCATGTGTTCGTAACATCCCATCCATATGTAATATCAACCACAGTCGAAGAGTTAGTATTGTCAACTACATGGACatctttcatatatatttgcttctttcttttttttaaaaaaaattaagaactctACCTGTGAGTCAGTTAGAGAGTTTTGAGTCTTGGCCTTTTTTATCAGTTGTGAAGAATAACTTACAAAGGAGTATACAATAAGAGTTGATGGACAAACtacaattttaatcaaatacatCAAACATGCAAATTCACTAATTCCACTTGAGCTAAATTATGAAAGTCTGATCAGATAATACAGATGGATAAggtcatttcaaaaacaataacaagaagctaaagaaaaagaaatatgaatGTAAGATTTTCTTGTGGTGCATAAATTctccaaagaaaataaatgtccGCCTGAAGCAATCAAAGTGTAGGTTTCAAAGGAATGCAGTAATTCAGCTTCCCTTGCATGCCTGAAGCAATCAATGTGCAGTTTTCTAAGGAATGCCTGTTGGGCAACAGCAATGGTAAAGCTGCAGAAAGTTCTGAAGCACGCAAGGGAAATTGGGTCACTGAAAAACTCAAATTAGCATTATCTGAGACAAATTTGGTGTTCTGAGATGAATTAGGTCCAATGACAGGAATTGGAATTCAACTGACAAATCTTGAATTTAAAGAGGATGCCATCTATTCCATTATGGAAGATAACACACTATAGCATATATAAAATGCATATCCAGAGACCAGAGGTTAATTTCACAGCATGCAGCAACTGCCATATGATTTCAGGgaaagtgttaaaaaaaaaaaaaattacccaccAAAGCATCTTCTAGTTCTCCAGTTGCTAGATACACAGGTTGAGCTACATGGCAATAACCCATCAAGCGAGGAACAGTAGGTACAATGTCTCTGTGGTTCACAACCCTCCAGCTATCTTTAACTTTCTGCAAATGTAAGCATGACCAATTCAAACACTAACCACGGTTTTTTAGTGTCCAAGACAAAAACAGGAGTAAAAAGACATATCTTTACAAGTACACTCTTCTTACACGCACATCATGTATCAATGTCGCATATGTATATGTTTCACACTTTCCCAAGCAGCATGAACAAACAAGTATTATGTCCCAGGCCATAAGACCCAAAGGACATGAATGACACAGCCAGCAATGCATCATTTTTGCCCAGCTTAAATtcagaaaatataaaagcaagGGGAGGGATTTCTATCAGATAAGCAATTgggtgaaaaaattaaacacgtaTGTGCATTGAGTTTAAACTGAAGCAGACTAATAACATTAAGAGAGTAAGAAACCAAGAAGAAGCAGGGCCAGTTCTCATCAATGTAACCTACCAGATGAATGAGAAGCAATTgggtgaaaaaattaaacatgtatgTGCATTGAGTTTAAACTGAAGCAGACTTATAATATTGAGAGAGTAAGAAACCGAAAAGTAGGGCCAGTTCTCATCAATGAGATGagaaggtttttcttttaagagcgtcccagaaaaacaaataagggaGACATATAAATTGATGAGCCTCATCAATTAAGGCTATAGATATCAAGTCGAGAAAAACTCAGTAAGAATAGtgactgcaaaaaaaaaagaagaatgagagaAATACTAGAAGTAAACATAAGGTACATTTCACAGAGCTCTCTTGTAGTTGAGAAAATTGAAAGACCACCCTTGAATGTCAGACATGACACGATAACCTTACGGACAAGTATCTCGACAATTAAACCAAGTCATGAGATGCATCAAAGGGGACGTTGAAGCCACTTGCACATTTTtctatttgtgatttttttggagCTGGAGAGGAGATCCATGCAATTTCTTTGAACTGAAGGGAGATTCATAAAACTTACCCCAGACCATTTGTAAGTTAAAACCTACAGTACTTGTCATGAGATCTATGCACTTTATCATGGGAGCTCACAGTCACAGGATAGTAAAGATATCTTATAGAAACCAGCTATACTTGGAAGTCCAACATTCTTCTCGGGTTTTCCTATAATTTTGCTGtagttttaaacaaaaacaaaaacatcttcATGTAATAGTTGCCAGAAGATCAATATTAACTCAACTAAGTCTCAATTCCAATCTATTAGGGTCACTGCATGGATCTGTCTCCTCCATTCATCTCTGTTATGGAGTCAGTAATCATGGACTAACTTTTTACAAGTTATTGAGACTCCAGAACATCTTATATCAATTCAGCCCATTCCCCACATGCACAGTGGCAAAAAATTGAtgtgaaataagaaaaaacagttTCCTTTTCAATATGTCATGAAATTACAGGAATatgaaaagattataaaaaaaaacatatcctttCATAAAagcagaaaacaaaaggaaagacgTGCACCAAAGACCAATTTGTAGTAAATATGTCTAATTGAACAAAGAAAtccagaaaaacaaaatttgaaagaagGAACCAGTTGCAGCTTTTAAGAAATGTGACCTAGTGTCGAGAACAAGCAAGCAAGCGATATACCCACATGtaaattatatgagaaaaagTGCACCCCCATCATGATTTGACTTTAAGTTGTGCCAACAGGAAAAGGGAGAATTGCAACCCACCCATAAAAGAAATTTCTTGTGATTGAAAACAATTTTAgctacaattaaaaatttacagTTACCTGATTATAAACTTCTGCAAACTTTTTGTTACCAACTCTAGGAGATCCAAAGTTATACATAGCCACAGAAATCGCACCACGcctaaaacacaaacaaaaatagaattcaATGTGTAATTGCATAATCTGTCAAAAGTGCCACTTGCAAATGCAATGGACTTACCAGGCACTAGCAAGTAAAAGAAGGATGAACTTACTTTACTAGTTGACTCGATGAAAGTTCAAGAGCAAGCAGGGTAGCCAATGCACCACCCAAACTATGACCAGTTACATAGACATGCCATTTAAATGGTGGCTCGGCTCCATTATCTCTGTCAACAACGATTTAACATTTCAAAGAACAAATCTATAGAAATTTGCAAAGTTATTTTAAACATTACTCTGCTTTGAATgtaatgggaaaaaaagaacAGCTAGTGACTACCAGATGATAGACCTGCAAACGTTATCTCACAGATGCAAGACAAAATATTGCAAAAATTTGAACCAAATTTCAAGACAAGAAGAATGAAAATCGATTCATTTAAGAGGTACAAGGTACAAAATGTCAAGAATGTATTTGAGATTACATGTTTAAGTTTTTAATCATACAAGCATATTAAAAAGCATCACCTATTCATGTATAATTTAATTGTGCACAAGCCAAAAACTATATGACTTGAAAATACAGTTAAATGCACCTATAAAGATGCATGAACTTGTGCGCTAATGCATCCCCATTGGCAAGAATCCCAGAAAGTTCACTTTAGAAAAAAATCCACACCGGTCACATATAGACTATATTAATTAGCAAAAGGACCTAGTGAAACCAACACTAAATGACTAAAACAAAGGAATAAGTTTAGTCAGCCtatatttgtaattaaaaatgtgtaTGCACTCATATCTTAAGCATGATATAACACTGGTTGTTGCCCTAGAAGATTCTTTAGGATTTTAAAAGAGAAGCATGAGATAGTTAAACAGGATTAAAAGCACAACTTACACGTAGCTAATTAATAGTTTAATGATAGAGATGATTCGTATCCTGACTGAATCATAAGCACTTAAAAAACCACTATGAACCTGAAAAATTTGTAGCACAATCAAGTACATCATAATCATTGACAGTAGTAAGAGAGAAATTGCACATATTACTGGATGTATTCCgaataattatcaaatatacaTATCATTTGCGTACCTGAACTTCTTGTTTAAAATCTCCACCAATCCTTTCAGGATTTAGCCTACAGAAGTAGAATGATGGTTAGCATAGAACTTAtgtataataatgataaataaattgagaaatgaTAAAGAAACATAGTTCATGCAAATCAATTCTAGAGGTTTACGGATGATATAGTCACAttacaagattttaaaaataaaaaaaatgtttcaataaAATGTGACtagcaaattgaattttattatgcatTGAGGAAATACAATAGAAGTATGCACCATTTAGTCATGGAATTACTATGCAATCACTTCGTCATTTATCACTCACTCTCCCATTCCCAAtgtctctttcttttaaaagtaaaagaaattttgCTGCAAGCAACAGGATTCATCACATGCACAGATCCATGTCCACCAAATCAATGCAGTGCACTATTCTCACAAAATGCAACTGCAACATAAGTTACACATACAAACAAACTGACCATAAAGGATTACCAAAGTGAACCAAACAAATCCATGCATTTCTCTGGGTATGTGTATGAACAAGGCATGATATGCGTAGGTATTTGACATTACCCTGTAGGAACTACCATTAAATCAGTTCGCAAATCCTTCCAGCTTACctgaagaaaataacaaaaataagcaATTTAAATAGAAAGCTAGATGACCCAACAGCACTTAGAGAAGTATAAAATTTAACATACTTGTTCTGTGCCCCTGAAAGCAACAACTAATCTTTTCCTTGCATTGTCACGCCAAATTGCCACCTGCACTTTCCAACAACTTGGTGATAAATGAAATGCAACCATGTGGTGTTTCATCACAAATAATGAATCACAAGATTATCACAAGGAAGATGGCTTGTGtcaacgatataaaaatatcaccTGTGTATCTGTGGATGAATTGTCTAGAAAGCATATCTTCTCAAATTCAGACTTGATAAAACTTGAATGGCCCAGTGAAGTAGCAAGCATTGCCCAAGCCTCCATAGCACTTTCAGCAGTAGAAAAGAGCACTCTCATTTCCTCAGATTTCTTGTCTTCCAATGCGGTTCCATTCGAAGAGCTAATTAGCTTCTCACTATCAGAAGAACTCTTTCCTGAAACATTTTCTTccttatttaatttagaaacaGCAGTAGTCAAAACCATCCATGCTCCCAGAACAGAATCAGTTTGCCTTAACAAATCCTGTGTCACCTTCTTTATTTCTGGAAGTGAAGATTGAATCTTGCTTATGGTAAGTGGGGCACTTGCTTTATCACTGTCCACCTTCTGACCCTCTGGAGTTGCAAGCCCTGACTCAACATAACCCGCTTCGGCAATCTTTTGTGACTGCAATCCAATTCTGTTCAATAAGTCAAATTCATCCCACTTTAATTCCAGAGAAACAGAGAA includes:
- the LOC7477014 gene encoding uncharacterized protein LOC7477014 isoform X1, giving the protein MDCFVGKKKSDQCEKGLRGLTEKVRLFQEEMKAMMYEREKETRAYEIDMMVFAFKEAEWKQERKKLKEELKRLRKAVEEKDERIRVMEDRSVGERSEKNGEFLGTPSFLVEQMREERVWRDEAVDKWKKLYLAIKDELDDLIQRTHREDGLYRRAEEEMIEELKMEVKAKEGCIKELKARLVFVENEEYSRAREVDILRQSLKIMSSRKASSFSRKPNSALLKQARKA
- the LOC7477014 gene encoding uncharacterized protein LOC7477014 isoform X2, translating into MDCFVGKKKSDQCEKGLRGLTEKVRLFQEEMKAMMYEREKETRAYEIDMMVFAFKEAEWKQERKKLKEELKRLRKAVEEKDERIRVMEDRSVGERSEKNGEFLGTPSFLVEQMREERVWRDEAVDKWKKLYLAIKDELDDLIQRTHQDGLYRRAEEEMIEELKMEVKAKEGCIKELKARLVFVENEEYSRAREVDILRQSLKIMSSRKASSFSRKPNSALLKQARKA
- the LOC18102455 gene encoding uncharacterized protein LOC18102455 isoform X1: MAMATSLHLNHTFYHRFTPTSHMSRNLNFYRRFSSSFSWKARVLTLKKKHYRGTGHGVFSSSIIKANNTNNKEIDEVSVQEEKENEMERPPFDINLAVVLAGFAFEAYTSLPENVGKREVDAADCKTVYLSESFVREIYDGQLFIKLTKGFDLPAMDPWGTSDPYVVMELDGQVVKSKVKWGKKKPTWNEDFTINIKLPPTKNLQIAAWDANLVTPHKRMGNTSIGLESLCDGNLHEVVVELEGMGGGGKLQLEVKYKTFDEIDEEKRPWRLPFVSDFLRKNGFESALKMVVGSETMPARQFVEYAFGQLKSFNVPYVWTDQVSNSKDLGAANSNHSVVSDMPLPSETKSTTEVPVCDTNRDGDSNLVLSQADNDCLRNLGATEAGVATQSDKQFWKNFADVISQTVAQKLGFSVSLELKWDEFDLLNRIGLQSQKIAEAGYVESGLATPEGQKVDSDKASAPLTISKIQSSLPEIKKVTQDLLRQTDSVLGAWMVLTTAVSKLNKEENVSGKSSSDSEKLISSSNGTALEDKKSEEMRVLFSTAESAMEAWAMLATSLGHSSFIKSEFEKICFLDNSSTDTQVAIWRDNARKRLVVAFRGTEQVSWKDLRTDLMVVPTGLNPERIGGDFKQEVQVHSGFLSAYDSVRIRIISIIKLLISYVDNGAEPPFKWHVYVTGHSLGGALATLLALELSSSQLVKRGAISVAMYNFGSPRVGNKKFAEVYNQKVKDSWRVVNHRDIVPTVPRLMGYCHVAQPVYLATGELEDALVNLELLKDGYQGDFIGESTPDVVVSEFMKGEKELIEKILQTEINIFRSIRDGSGLMQHMEDFYYITLLENVRSNYQPLERVESSGRDSIPTSEDGSNI